A genomic stretch from Helianthus annuus cultivar XRQ/B chromosome 1, HanXRQr2.0-SUNRISE, whole genome shotgun sequence includes:
- the LOC110931205 gene encoding protein FAR1-RELATED SEQUENCE 5-like yields the protein MFFYQTYVKKAGFSARKGGEHHVDDIIKTKYFVCSKEGHNHVDGSFLSHINVGTDRLFEPAVKLKLSFVRPMGCCIRSISLFSRIIIHLCALKICIYYQLIDIFPKHKNRMTWELGTLNLGPVKAFNIMRKRYGGFENVGATKDDCKNSRARIHSYIGEYDADMVINRLTDKKQIMVDYSFVHSVDENKRLTGLFWADGLCKRNYAEFGDVISFDATFKTNKYKMVFVPFTGIDNHCRNVTLGAGLLASESIESYKWLLQSFLDSFGKKPKVVVTDQDPAMKQAIEAVFDKSRHRLCMWHIMKKVADKVGHELCNNEEFKRRMCDIVWTDSIAPETFEIEWKLIMIEFGLTENKWIDDMFGMRSSWIPAFYRYEPMSGLMRTTSRSESENHFFCQVANSQLTLVEFFNHFDGAMDVQRFNHRKNDHISRNTIPDNFSESTLEDDAMKIYTRSIFADQQSEIQGTLSECLPMETKIEEPFLKYEGLENTR from the exons ATGTTTTTTTATCAGACGTATGTCAAGAAGGCAGGGTTCTCTGCTCGTAAAGGAGGTGAACATCATGTTGATGATATTATCAAGACTAAATACTTTGTGTGTTCAAAGGAGGGGCATAATCATGTTGATGGAAGTTTTCTAAGCCATATAAACGTAGGAACAGACCGACTATTCGAACCGGCTGTAAAGCTCAAATTAAGCTTTGTTCGACCGATGGGGTGTTGTATAAGGTCGATAAGTTTGTTCAGTCGCATAATCATTCATTTGTGTGCCCTAAAGATATGCATTTATTACCAACTTATAGACATCTTTCCGAAACACAAGAATAGGATGACATGGGAGCTTGGTACATTGAATCTTGGGCCAGTGAAAGCCTTCAATATAATGAGAAAAAGATACGGAGGTTTTGAAAATGTAGGCGCAACTAAAGACGATTGCAAGAATTCTAGAGCTAGGATACATAGCTATATCGgagagtatgatgcagatatggttATCAATAGGTTGACCGATAAAAAGCAGATTATGGTTGATTATTCATTCGTTCATTCAGTCGATGAAAACAAACGTTTAACTGGCTTGTTCTGGGCCGATGGTTTGTGCAAACGTAACTATGCTGAGTTTGGAGATGTCATATCGTTTGATGCTACATTTAAAACCAACAA GTATAAAATGGTTTTTGTACCTTTTACTGGTATTGATAACCACTGTCGGAATGTGACGCTTGGAGCCGGGTTGCTAGCATCCGAAAGCATTGAATCATATAAGTGGCTTTTACAATCATTTTTGGACTCATTTGGTAAGAAGCCGAAGGTGGTCGTCACTGATCAGGATCCCGCGATGAAACAAGCTATCGAAGCAGTGTTCGATAAGAGTAGGCACAGATTAtgtatgtggcacataatgaagaAAGTTGCTGATAAG GTGGGACATGAGTTGTGTAACAACGAAGAGTTCAAGAGACGTATGTGTGACATTGTATGGACTGATTCGATTGCGCCAGAAACGTTTGAGATAGAATGGAAGCTGATAATGATTGAATTCGGTCTAACTGagaataaatggattgatgatatgtttggCATGAGATCTTCGTGGATTCCAGCTTTCTATCGTTATGAGCCTATGTCTGGGCTTATGCGGACCACCTCCAGATCAGAGAGCGAAAACCATTTTTTCTGTCAAGTGGCGAATTCTCAACTTACGCTTGTTGAGTTCTTTAACCATTTTGATGGTGCAATGGACGTGCAAAGATTTAACCATCGGAAGAATGACCATATATCTAGAAATACAATCCCAGATAACTTTTCTGAATCTACTTTAGAGGATGATGCTATGAAAATTTACACCAGGTCTATTTTTGCTGATCAACAGTCAGAGATACAAGGAACACTATCCGAGTGCCTTCCTATGGAGACCAAAATTGAGGAACCATTTTTGAAGTATGAAGGATTGGAAAACACACGGTGA